In a genomic window of Candidatus Gorgyraea atricola:
- a CDS encoding energy transducer TonB: protein MLLKDRNLNIAIIVSASWHLVCMFSVSPVLISPDIRKDYAAVSFLGSILEKVKPLPEKSIDLDKSSFVEKLEERKTVHLDDFELGLPEVFSRSAQAKSDKEEIDLSVKKDVGFISELYSSDRGKRRLRFKDALVGGDAKNRTLLYKPDLPKLPYLLSGFYEATIRFIVSKDGILRDPECIVSSGSSEIDQLAIRYIRRWQFAPHDEDQEGIVRIKFGD, encoded by the coding sequence ATGTTACTAAAAGACCGAAATCTAAACATTGCGATAATAGTATCCGCATCGTGGCATCTTGTCTGCATGTTCTCAGTAAGCCCTGTGCTTATATCGCCAGACATAAGAAAGGACTATGCAGCTGTTTCGTTCCTGGGCTCTATTTTAGAGAAGGTCAAACCTCTCCCGGAAAAATCAATAGATCTCGATAAGAGTTCTTTTGTAGAAAAACTAGAAGAGAGAAAGACAGTTCACTTAGATGATTTTGAGCTTGGTTTACCAGAGGTATTTTCAAGGTCTGCGCAGGCCAAGTCAGATAAAGAAGAAATTGATCTTTCAGTAAAGAAAGATGTTGGCTTTATTTCGGAACTGTATTCTAGTGATAGAGGAAAGAGGAGGCTTCGTTTTAAGGATGCCTTGGTTGGCGGCGATGCTAAAAATAGAACCCTGTTATATAAACCGGATTTACCAAAGTTACCATATTTACTCTCTGGTTTTTATGAGGCGACTATCAGGTTTATAGTGTCAAAAGATGGCATCCTCAGAGATCCAGAGTGTATTGTCTCCAGTGGTTCTTCTGAGATAGATCAGCTTGCTATAAGATACATAAGAAGGTGGCAATTCGCGCCGCATGATGAGGATCAAGAGGGCATTGTGAGGATTAAATTTGGTGACTAG
- a CDS encoding biopolymer transporter ExbD, translating to MRFKRHVQFKKGHLDIAPLIDCIFLLLIFFLLTSNFIFQPGIKIDLPKAVTSEVVQENTLVITVTSDNRFYLNEAPITFAELKSKLKRIAGKDKPILIKSDRDVALGKVVGIWDFCRDIGVTQVNIATNQEVR from the coding sequence ATGAGATTTAAACGTCATGTCCAATTCAAAAAAGGTCATCTAGATATTGCGCCGCTTATTGATTGTATCTTTCTGCTTCTGATATTCTTTCTTCTGACATCAAATTTTATATTTCAGCCAGGAATAAAGATAGATCTTCCAAAGGCAGTAACAAGCGAAGTCGTGCAGGAGAATACACTGGTGATCACAGTAACATCGGATAACAGGTTTTATCTGAACGAGGCGCCCATAACCTTTGCTGAGTTAAAGAGTAAATTAAAGCGTATAGCTGGCAAGGACAAACCTATTTTAATAAAATCAGATAGGGATGTCGCATTAGGCAAGGTAGTGGGTATCTGGGATTTTTGCAGGGATATAGGTGTTACGCAGGTAAATATAGCAACGAACCAGGAAGTTAGATAG
- the uvrA gene encoding excinuclease ABC subunit UvrA, which produces MGEKCIRIVGAKEHNLKNISLDIPRNRLTVITGLSGSGKSSLAFDTIYAEGQRRYVESLSAYARQFLEQLEKPDVEHIEGMSPAISIEQRSAGSNPRSTVGTTTELYDYLRLLFSRIGTPYCYKCGKKIIQQSQDEIIDRILKYPKGTALLILAPVIRGRKGEYYNLFKELKKQGFVRVRVDGDIKSLDDKIKLDKKKKHNIEVVIDRLVMDKDIRNRLSDSVEIALKAGKGLLLVSKVETKEEILFSALYSCPNCGISYEEIEPRIFSFNSPYGACKACAGLGTKMEIDADLVIPDKSKSLREAIKPWRVGGKRIVLHYRRLLRRMGAEYGFDIDTPFNKIPGEVRDIILHGTKGSNWGRFEGVIPNLLRRLKVTDSEFMRQEINKYTNESECPDCKGKRLRHESLSIKINEKSISDITKLSIKDAKEFFLELRLSTKQEKIAHQILKEIRERLGFMANVGLEYLTVDRRSSTLSGGEAQRIRLATQIGAGLVGVVYILDEPSIGLHQKDNSKLLDTLKALRDLGNTLIVVEHDEATIRNADHIIDLGPGAGRHGGHIVAQGKIEDILNSKESLTGKYLRGKLKIKAPKKRRKENKDKQLIIRGAREHNLKNIDVKIPLGLFVCVTGVSGSGKSTLVDDILYRALAKHVYGSRQKPGLHEKIEGLKNIDKVVVVDQSPIGRTPRSNPATYTGVFSFIRNLYSRLPESRMRGYGPGRFSFNVKGGRCEACQGDGIKKIEMHFLPDVYVKCEICDGRRYNHETLQVLYKGKSIADVLEMTVEEALELFKNIPHVYQKLKILNEVGLGYIELGQFATTLSGGEAQRVKLTTELSKIGTGKTLYILDEPTTGLHFADIDKLLNVLHALVEAKNTVLVIEHNLDVIKSADHIIDLGPGGGDSGGQIVATGPPEKIAKTPSSYTGEYLKTRLS; this is translated from the coding sequence AAAGGAACATAATCTTAAGAATATTAGTCTGGATATTCCGCGGAACAGGCTTACTGTGATTACTGGCTTGAGCGGTTCAGGTAAGTCCTCGCTTGCATTTGATACGATATATGCAGAAGGTCAGCGCAGGTATGTGGAGAGTCTTTCTGCTTACGCGCGTCAGTTTTTAGAGCAGCTCGAGAAGCCTGATGTAGAGCATATCGAGGGCATGTCTCCTGCGATCTCGATCGAGCAGCGCAGCGCTGGCAGCAATCCCCGCTCTACAGTAGGCACCACGACTGAGCTTTATGATTATCTGCGCCTGCTTTTCAGCCGCATTGGCACGCCTTACTGTTATAAATGTGGTAAAAAAATAATCCAGCAGAGTCAGGACGAGATAATAGACAGGATATTGAAATATCCTAAAGGTACGGCGCTTTTGATATTGGCGCCTGTAATAAGAGGCAGAAAAGGTGAATATTATAATCTCTTTAAGGAATTAAAAAAGCAGGGGTTTGTCAGAGTGAGGGTAGATGGAGATATAAAATCCCTGGATGATAAAATAAAATTAGATAAGAAGAAAAAACATAATATAGAGGTCGTGATCGATAGGCTCGTGATGGATAAGGATATCAGAAACAGACTTTCTGATTCTGTAGAGATCGCATTAAAGGCTGGTAAGGGGCTTTTATTGGTCTCAAAGGTCGAGACTAAAGAAGAAATTTTATTCAGCGCGCTGTACTCCTGTCCTAATTGTGGTATAAGCTATGAGGAGATCGAACCAAGGATATTTTCTTTTAATAGTCCTTATGGCGCGTGCAAGGCATGCGCTGGGCTTGGCACAAAGATGGAGATAGACGCGGATTTAGTAATACCTGATAAGTCAAAGTCATTAAGAGAGGCAATAAAACCATGGCGCGTGGGCGGTAAAAGAATAGTCCTTCACTATAGAAGGTTATTAAGAAGAATGGGCGCTGAGTATGGTTTTGATATAGACACGCCTTTTAACAAGATCCCCGGAGAAGTCAGGGATATTATCCTCCATGGTACAAAAGGAAGTAACTGGGGGAGATTCGAGGGTGTGATACCAAATCTCTTGAGGCGTCTCAAGGTGACAGACAGTGAATTCATGCGGCAGGAGATCAATAAGTATACCAATGAAAGCGAATGCCCGGACTGCAAAGGAAAACGGCTAAGACATGAGAGTCTCTCAATAAAGATAAATGAAAAATCCATAAGCGATATAACAAAACTTTCAATAAAAGACGCGAAAGAATTTTTCTTAGAATTAAGGCTTTCAACAAAACAAGAAAAGATAGCGCATCAGATCTTAAAAGAGATAAGGGAGCGCCTGGGGTTTATGGCCAATGTAGGCCTGGAGTACCTTACAGTAGACAGGCGTAGCTCTACGCTTTCAGGTGGAGAGGCGCAGAGGATAAGGCTTGCCACGCAGATAGGCGCAGGCCTTGTTGGTGTGGTCTATATCCTGGATGAACCAAGCATTGGACTACATCAGAAGGACAATTCGAAATTACTTGATACCTTAAAGGCGTTAAGGGATTTAGGAAATACTTTAATAGTTGTTGAGCATGATGAGGCTACGATAAGGAATGCCGATCATATTATTGATCTTGGGCCAGGCGCAGGAAGGCATGGGGGCCATATTGTAGCGCAGGGCAAGATCGAAGATATTTTAAACTCTAAAGAATCTCTTACAGGAAAGTATCTGCGCGGTAAATTAAAGATAAAGGCGCCAAAGAAAAGAAGAAAAGAGAATAAAGATAAGCAGCTTATCATACGAGGCGCAAGAGAGCATAATCTGAAAAACATAGATGTAAAGATTCCGCTTGGCCTTTTTGTCTGTGTCACAGGTGTTTCAGGTTCAGGTAAGAGTACGCTCGTTGACGATATACTTTACAGGGCCTTGGCAAAACATGTTTATGGATCCAGACAGAAACCTGGTTTGCATGAAAAGATAGAGGGCTTGAAGAATATAGACAAGGTCGTGGTTGTGGATCAGAGTCCTATCGGCAGAACTCCACGTTCTAATCCTGCTACGTACACAGGTGTTTTTTCTTTTATCAGGAATCTTTATTCAAGGCTGCCAGAGTCTCGCATGAGAGGCTATGGTCCTGGTAGATTTAGTTTTAATGTAAAAGGCGGTCGCTGCGAGGCGTGCCAGGGCGATGGCATTAAGAAGATAGAGATGCATTTTTTGCCAGATGTCTATGTCAAGTGTGAGATCTGTGATGGCAGACGGTATAATCACGAGACACTGCAGGTTTTATATAAGGGAAAATCCATAGCAGATGTTTTAGAGATGACAGTAGAGGAGGCACTTGAACTTTTTAAGAATATCCCCCATGTCTACCAGAAGTTGAAAATACTCAATGAAGTCGGACTTGGCTACATTGAACTCGGCCAATTCGCAACTACGCTTTCAGGTGGCGAGGCGCAGCGCGTGAAACTCACAACAGAGCTTTCAAAGATCGGCACAGGCAAGACACTCTATATTCTTGACGAACCTACAACAGGCCTTCACTTTGCTGACATTGACAAGCTCCTAAATGTCCTCCATGCATTAGTAGAAGCAAAGAACACCGTCCTTGTCATAGAACACAACTTAGACGTAATAAAATCCGCAGACCACATAATAGATCTAGGCCCAGGCGGCGGCGACTCCGGCGGCCAAATAGTAGCCACTGGCCCCCCAGAAAAAATAGCCAAAACCCCATCCTCATACACAGGCGAATACTTAAAAACCCGTCTCTCGTAA
- a CDS encoding MotA/TolQ/ExbB proton channel family protein → MFELIQKGGPVMYPIALCSVLAFAIVIERFYYLYKAKIDTRDFMSNIEITIKRNRIAEAIKICEKTSGPIAHIIKAGILKHDRSRQEIRESIEDAGHQEVPRLERHISLLATIAHIAPLLGLLGTVTGMVRAFQIIQEKSVSFNPVSPGDLAGGIWEALLTTVAGLIVAIPTVVAYNYMVSRIEEFVLEMERSATEVTDMLSQRA, encoded by the coding sequence ATGTTCGAACTAATCCAAAAAGGTGGACCAGTGATGTACCCTATTGCATTGTGTTCAGTATTGGCTTTTGCCATAGTGATAGAGAGATTTTATTATCTTTACAAGGCAAAGATAGATACAAGAGATTTCATGAGCAACATAGAGATCACCATAAAGCGCAATAGGATAGCAGAGGCGATAAAGATCTGTGAAAAGACATCAGGCCCTATCGCCCATATAATCAAGGCAGGGATCTTAAAGCATGATAGGTCCAGGCAGGAGATAAGAGAATCTATTGAAGATGCTGGACATCAGGAAGTCCCGAGACTTGAAAGACACATAAGCCTTCTAGCAACAATAGCGCATATTGCGCCGCTTTTGGGACTATTGGGTACTGTTACAGGGATGGTCAGGGCATTTCAGATAATCCAGGAGAAATCTGTTTCATTTAATCCTGTGAGCCCTGGAGATTTAGCAGGCGGCATATGGGAGGCGCTTTTGACTACAGTAGCTGGTCTTATCGTTGCTATTCCTACAGTCGTGGCGTACAACTACATGGTTAGCAGAATCGAGGAGTTTGTACTTGAGATGGAACGCAGCGCAACAGAAGTGACAGATATGCTGTCACAGAGAGCGTAA
- a CDS encoding tetratricopeptide repeat protein codes for MKTIAAIYIIIGAILVAPLTPLLAQAVDSNDFILAKKSFQDGFYEIAARSFEKFISNNPSNEGIIEARLLLGESLVHLERFNDAIKELEVVLDSGVSGLIKAEAIYWKAEIYFRTRDFEKARELYAKLLNDHPSSKYTPHAEYSTAWSLYEEKKYDQALDKFSAFLSNYPSDKLKDEVELKIAETLHKLKEYKKSKEKLTAFISRQDDPEKLSRAYFLMAENSYYLGHYKDALQSYEKSLSSSSDLDRDVHAIYGRAWSYIKMRKYEDGLMEFERLRALNREVPIMDSVLFGEAESFIKMQRFEEAIKGFNGIIENFPRSRWAANAYLGKGEALHRLGLYEDAVKVLQQGLKLFPSSEYSDDMRHNLAWTYFKMDRFDDVVREFTRVIKESDSDFYRISAYCRLGDVYVQRDEPKKALDVYDMVIKEANVNPDAVFGYVDYAQYQIGRILFKLERFEGAILTFQSLLKNYPDSSNTEDAMFGLAVAHFKKGAFESSIREIENLLDKFKSSKYEREANFYLAKAHYNIANYREALRIFKAISSTGTASESSTRAFYEMGWCYYKTGDTHKALAHFENFINIYPEDALSEDARFWLAEQYANKKAIEKAEKYFRDVIKNYPGGVLADDAEYRLAIMAYENGDKNKSIRMLNRLKENYPESELLPVAELKVIEISIKKKNFVRAKELLEKFMKDYKETSYIKVASRYFADILRTEGDMEKAIDYYKKALDNRRGDFNANIQYLVAELYEGLGGLDDAVAEYMKVGYIYPDSTQTVVKSQLACAKIFEKQKKWQDAEKLYKKVSVMEVNESMYARERLEWIRRNKR; via the coding sequence ATGAAGACTATAGCTGCTATATATATTATTATAGGTGCTATACTTGTTGCGCCTTTGACACCTTTATTGGCGCAGGCAGTTGATAGCAATGACTTTATCCTTGCCAAGAAATCCTTCCAGGATGGGTTCTATGAGATCGCTGCGCGGTCGTTCGAGAAATTCATATCAAATAATCCAAGCAATGAAGGTATCATAGAGGCGCGGCTTCTCTTGGGCGAGTCGCTTGTGCACCTTGAACGATTTAATGACGCGATAAAAGAACTCGAAGTGGTTTTGGATTCCGGGGTATCGGGTCTCATCAAGGCCGAGGCGATTTACTGGAAGGCTGAGATATATTTCAGGACCCGGGACTTTGAAAAGGCAAGAGAGCTTTACGCTAAGCTACTAAATGATCACCCTTCATCCAAATACACGCCTCACGCAGAATATTCCACAGCCTGGTCCTTATATGAAGAGAAAAAATATGACCAGGCCCTTGATAAATTTTCCGCATTTCTGTCAAACTATCCTTCAGACAAACTAAAGGACGAGGTAGAGCTGAAGATAGCAGAGACACTTCACAAGCTCAAAGAGTATAAAAAGTCCAAAGAAAAACTTACAGCCTTTATTTCAAGGCAGGATGATCCTGAAAAATTATCAAGGGCGTATTTCTTGATGGCAGAAAACTCCTACTATTTAGGCCATTACAAAGACGCGCTCCAGTCTTACGAAAAATCCTTAAGCTCAAGCTCTGATCTGGACAGAGACGTACATGCGATATATGGAAGGGCGTGGAGCTACATCAAGATGCGCAAATACGAAGACGGTCTAATGGAATTTGAAAGATTGCGGGCCTTAAATAGAGAAGTCCCTATCATGGATTCTGTCTTGTTTGGGGAAGCAGAATCATTCATAAAGATGCAGAGATTTGAAGAAGCCATAAAGGGCTTTAATGGTATTATAGAGAATTTTCCCAGAAGCAGGTGGGCGGCTAATGCCTATCTTGGCAAGGGCGAGGCATTGCACAGGTTAGGACTGTACGAAGATGCCGTCAAGGTCTTGCAGCAGGGGCTAAAGCTCTTCCCTTCGAGTGAATATTCAGATGATATGCGACATAATCTGGCATGGACATATTTTAAAATGGATAGGTTTGATGATGTAGTTAGAGAGTTTACCAGGGTAATAAAGGAGTCGGACAGTGATTTCTACCGCATATCCGCGTATTGCAGATTGGGTGATGTCTACGTCCAGAGAGACGAACCCAAAAAGGCCTTAGATGTGTATGACATGGTCATTAAAGAGGCCAATGTCAATCCTGACGCAGTATTTGGTTATGTGGATTACGCGCAGTATCAAATAGGACGCATCCTTTTTAAATTAGAAAGATTTGAAGGCGCTATCCTGACATTTCAGAGCCTATTAAAGAATTATCCTGATTCAAGCAACACAGAAGATGCTATGTTTGGTCTGGCTGTAGCGCATTTTAAAAAAGGGGCTTTTGAATCTTCGATCCGCGAGATAGAAAATTTATTGGACAAGTTTAAAAGCAGTAAATACGAACGAGAGGCCAATTTTTATCTGGCAAAAGCGCATTATAATATTGCGAACTACAGAGAGGCGTTACGTATATTTAAGGCTATATCATCGACAGGGACTGCTTCAGAATCTTCGACCAGGGCATTTTATGAGATGGGGTGGTGCTATTATAAGACAGGGGATACCCATAAGGCCTTGGCGCACTTTGAGAATTTTATTAATATCTACCCTGAAGATGCCTTGTCTGAGGACGCGCGTTTCTGGCTCGCAGAGCAATATGCAAATAAAAAGGCAATTGAGAAGGCTGAAAAATACTTCCGTGATGTGATCAAGAACTATCCTGGAGGGGTATTGGCTGACGATGCAGAATACAGGCTTGCTATCATGGCTTATGAGAATGGAGACAAAAATAAAAGCATCAGGATGTTAAATCGATTAAAGGAAAATTATCCGGAAAGCGAACTCCTTCCTGTGGCTGAGCTTAAGGTAATCGAGATATCGATCAAGAAAAAGAATTTTGTAAGGGCAAAGGAGCTCCTGGAGAAATTCATGAAGGATTATAAAGAGACATCATATATAAAGGTTGCCTCCAGGTATTTCGCAGACATATTAAGGACAGAGGGAGATATGGAAAAGGCTATAGATTATTACAAGAAGGCCCTGGATAATAGACGCGGAGATTTTAACGCGAATATACAATATCTGGTAGCAGAGCTTTACGAGGGCTTAGGCGGTCTTGATGATGCAGTCGCAGAATATATGAAGGTCGGGTATATATATCCTGATTCTACACAGACCGTTGTTAAATCTCAGCTGGCCTGCGCTAAGATATTCGAGAAACAAAAAAAATGGCAAGACGCAGAGAAGCTTTATAAAAAGGTCTCTGTGATGGAGGTCAATGAGTCGATGTATGCGAGAGAGAGATTGGAGTGGATAAGGAGAAATAAACGCTAA